The sequence TTTGACTTTTGCAGGCAATCTTGAATGTAAAAAGATATGGTATCTCTTGATTTTGCCTTTGCTCATTCATTGTGGTGAATATTTGATCTAACGGATTAGTTCCTTTTTGTGAATGTATTTGTTGATTAAATTTGATACATTTTTTCCCTCTCGAAATATATTTCTatcttagatatattttttctttacgtATTCAAATGTGTTATCCCATTTCTTATACATTCATCTCCTCTTGGATACGTCCCTGTCGTATGTATTCGAAAGTCTataaatttttaagaatttttataatttagaaaaataatgtaaGTAGGTCTCGTGAGATTTACGNTTTCTTTACGTATTCAAATGTGTTATCCCATTTCTTATACATTCATCTCCTCTTGGATACGTCCCTGTCGTATGTATTCGAAAGTCTataaatttttaagaatttttataatttagaaaaataatgtaaGTAGGTCTCGTGAGATTTATGTAaattgtacttttttttattttccaactTTTAGGCCATAATGCTCAAAAACTCAAGTCTAACATCCATTACAGGGCCAATCTCAAATCATCTTATATTGTAGTTCTACGCACGAGCTGAAAGGTTCTCTTTTTTTGCTTCTCCCTCAATTGACATGGGAACGCGAGAGGTATACGAAGAAAAATTGAAGAGAGGGAATCTCTATCATGATCCTACAATCAAACCTGGCCTCGGCTCTGCTAGATGTCCTCGTTGTCTTTCTCTCTTGAACTCCAATTCAGTATGTATCATATTCTACTagttttttgtgtgtgtgtttttgtAATTGTCCATATCTTGCCTAGTACATGCTTAATGAAATGCCTAGCTAGTAATTTGAgctatttttgtttgatttcgGTTGCAGAGAAGTGGAGAATGGGTGATTACTCCTGTTCTACATGATTTCACGGCTGTGGTTAGTATGCTATATTACCTATTTCGAATTGTATTTGAACTGCTAGATCCAAACTAGCCAAAATTGTCGTTATGATTAAAATTTACCTAAGTAGTCACAAATATTAAGATTGAATGGTGTTGGTATTTGTGATCAAAGTCCCACTTTagtaattgaaaataaaaagtaagcTACTAATGATAAGTGTTGGTTATCTTAGGAGTCGTTTATTATGAGAGATAAGGTATAATAATCTTAGGGATAAAACGCGGGATTATTTTATCATGTGTTTGGTTAGAGGTATTAGGCAGTCTTGGGATTATTTATCGACCATTTAGACCTTAGTGATGGAATAAGTTATCTCATATACTCACGATGATGAATTCCGGTATAACTTGTTCTCGACCAGGCGACCCCTTAATAGTATGAGGCTCTTTGGGGAGACTGTGTATGCTTGTCCTAAAGCGGACAATATCACACATGTTAAGTGTATCTTTCAGCTGTTTAACCAAATGACTGCAAGATGAGTAGGGAGATGACGTAGTGATGGTGTAGGGACCAGCTACGAATTAGCCCATGAATGGTAATGTATCATTTGGAACTTAGTTAATGAGGGAAATTGTTGTATGTGCGTAAACAAAGTCCATACTGATAGCTAAAAAGAAACGTAAGCTACTTATATGTTGTTGAATCCGCCTCTTGAGATTGGTAATCTAACCCAAAACCATGGTCATGAAAAAAAGTATGGGGATAGTCTTAATGTCGTGAGGCACTTTCGGAAATCGTGCAGGCTTGGGCCACAACATAATACCACACCATGTTGATGCTGACAGTGGTTGATGCCTAAGAGCTCTTAATATTATATGAATGTTTTGTATATGTCCAAAACTTCAAAGATTTTGTTTCATAGTAAATTGGAATTGAGCTTAGTTGAGTTCAATGCAGAGGAAAGTTTCTATTGTAACCCCTGAAAGAGTTTCATTTTTGAATGTCTTCCACCTGAAAATCTGAAAGACTATCTTTTACCTGAGGCCGAATATTTTACCCTTGTCTTactaatcataatttttataatcGGTTGGACAAGGCTAATAAACCCACAGTGAACAGAGTTATAGCGCAATCATAATAAGAATAGCTTTTACCAACTAGTTAAAGTAATATTCTTTACCTTTGTGTAGGCTGGCTCTGGAATTGGTGGACTGCTCAGTGCAATTCATGGTTTCAATACAGGCATGACTAATTAATCATCTCTTCTGTGCTtatctttgttttctttattttattattctccTTATAGTAAATCATGGTTGAAATCTTAAAATAAATACTTCCCTCTCTTTTATCTAATGAATTCAGAGTTGAAGTCTTAATGCTAGTACTTTTCAGGAATTCCTTTCGTCCAGAGACACGTGAAGGGTCCAAAGTGGCTTCCATTTGTTATAGGGGTAGGCACTTAATCCACTTTTCTGATCTTGAACTCTTTTCTTTCGGTCTTCCTCCTATTCATTGTAttcttgatttttgtattgtacTCAAATATATGTACAGTTGAGTATACAAATTGATGTGTTATCTAAAGCTTCACCTTTCCCCTTGTTTTGTTCTTGCAGCTTCCTCCACTACTCATGTTCTCTGCAGCTAGCGCGACATTTGGAGGTAATTCTATGAAGttataatttcattctaatcttcattcttttaatttagCATGTGTCatgttatgaaatga comes from Solanum pennellii chromosome 1, SPENNV200 and encodes:
- the LOC107013726 gene encoding uncharacterized protein LOC107013726 isoform X1, with translation MFYARAERFSFFASPSIDMGTREVYEEKLKRGNLYHDPTIKPGLGSARCPRCLSLLNSNSRSGEWVITPVLHDFTAVAGSGIGGLLSAIHGFNTGIPFVQRHVKGPKWLPFVIGLPPLLMFSAASATFGGYALPRFTQLTMTSYYTASSASHYGISLLTRRIEEAHTSGVQPKRLS
- the LOC107013726 gene encoding uncharacterized protein LOC107013726 isoform X2, which codes for MGTREVYEEKLKRGNLYHDPTIKPGLGSARCPRCLSLLNSNSRSGEWVITPVLHDFTAVAGSGIGGLLSAIHGFNTGIPFVQRHVKGPKWLPFVIGLPPLLMFSAASATFGGYALPRFTQLTMTSYYTASSASHYGISLLTRRIEEAHTSGVQPKRLS